Part of the Solwaraspora sp. WMMA2065 genome is shown below.
CTGCCTGCAGACGTTGAGCGGCCGGGCGTACGGCGCACCGTGCGGCTGCCGGCCCGGCCCGGTCAACGCCGAGAAGCTCGAACGCCTCGTGCTCGACGCCGTCGTCGCGCACGGACGCGGCATGCTGATCCAGATCGAGGACGCCGCCGACCCGGGCAGCCTGATGCGCCGATTCCTGGCCGAGGTCCACGTCGGCAACACCATCGACGAGTTGGAATTCAGCTGGATCTACTGACCTGTACTGACCGGTGTGCTCATCAGAGCCAGCGGGGCGCGGGGACCGGTGCGGGCGTCACGTGGGTCAGGGCCGGCGGTGGACGGCGAGGAACGTGACTGCGGTGAGTACGGCCGCCGCGCCCAGGTAGACGCCGGACTCGGCGACCTGCAACTGCCAGTACGTCCACGAGCTGGCCTCGCGCACCACGCGTGCACCGCCCAGTTGGACGATGCCCAGCACCGGCACGCTGAGCGCCATCGCGACGTGCGTGTTGCGGGTCACCGCGCCCAACGCCGCGCCGAGGGTGAGCGCGAACAGCACCCGGGCGAGCGGGATCAGATCGTGCGACTCGTAGGCGAACCAGCGCATCGGGTCGCCGTCGGTCGTCGGCAACCCCCAGGTGACGGCGGCGGTCACCACGGCGGCGGCGGTCAGCGACCCGGCCGCCGCGACCGCCAGCCGAGCCGCCAGCCAGTGGCCGCGCGGCCGGCTCCGCGTCCAGGCCAGCCGGTGGGTGCCCTGCTCCAGGTCGCGGGCCACCAGCGGCACGCCCCAGAACATGCAGACCCCGATGGTCAGGTAGCCGGCGAACAGCTGGGTGATGGTGACGAACTCGGCGTCGACGTGGGCGGCCGCCGTCAACCCGCCGTAAAGGCAGATCAGGATCGCAGCGGCGATGAACGGGAACCGCTGCTGACGCCAGGCGAGCCAGATCATCGGACGTCCTTCCCCGCCGGTTGACCGGCCGCGACGAGGGTGGGCGCGGGCAGGCAGACGGCGTCCGGGTTGCGCAGGTACGCCAGCACCAGCTCCTCCAGGCCGGGCACCTGCCCGTCGTCGTGGCTGGCCGGCTGCCCGCGTACCGTCGCCGGCTCTCCGCGTACCACTGTCGACGCCTGCCGGACCAGCGCGGTGGTCTGCCGGGCCGTGACGCTCAGGTGTACGGGCGGATGGTCCGCCGCCCGCAGCCGCTGCGCCAGCTCGGCCGGCCCGGTCAGCACCCGGTGCGCCTCGGTCAGCTCGTCGAATCCGCCGGCCACCTGCAGCCGGCCACGGTTGAGCAGCAGCAGGTAGTCGCAGGTGTCGACCAGGTCGGCCAGGATGTGCGAGGAGAGCACCACGGTGGCGCCGGTGTCGGCGACGGCGGCCATCAGCGCACCCATCACCTCGGTACGAGCCAACGGGTCCAGGTCGGCGAGCGGCTCGTCGAGCAGCAGCAGTTCGGCGCGTTTGCCCAGGGCGAGGGTCAACGCGACCAGGGTGCGCTGCCCACCGGAGAGGGTACGGATCCGTTGCCGCAGCGGGATGCCGTAGTCGTCGAGCCGGGCCAGCGCCCCGCCGGTGTCGAAGGCCGGGTTGGCGGCCTGGCCGAAGTGGAGCATCTCCGCGACGGTGAACCCGGCGAACAGGGGTTTGTCCTGGGCGACGAACGCGACCCGGGCCAGGTCGTGGCCGTGCCCGGTGAGTGGCCGCCCGCCGACCCGGACCTGCCCGGCGCTGGGGGTGAGCAGGCCGACCGCCAGGTGCAGCAGGGTGGTCTTGCCGGCACCGTTCGGGCCGACGAGCGCGGTGACCGTGCCGGCCGGTACGGCGAGCGTGCAGTCGCGCAGCGCCCAGCTGCGGCCGTACCGTTTGCCCAGGCCGGTGGTCTGCAACGTGGTCATCCGGTCCGCTCCGGCCGGTTGTCCGCCGCTCGGGGCGAGGCGTTCTCGGCCAGTTCGGCCGCGAGGATGGCGCGCAGGTCGTCGTCGTCCAGGCCCGCGGCGCGGGCGGTGGCGACCCAGGCCGCGAGCTGGGTGCGGATCGCCGGGTCCCAGGCCGCGCGGCGGGCCGACAGCGACGCCAGTATGAAGGTGCCGACGCCGGGCCGGGACTGCACCACGCCGTCGCGTTCCAGTTCGCGGTACGCCTTGTGCACCGTGTTCTGGTTGATCCCGAGTGCGGCGACGACCTCCCGGGCGGTCGGCAGCCGGTCGCCCTCCTGCAGCCAGCCGAGCCGCACCGCCTGGCGTACCTGCTGCACCAACTGCAGGTACGGGGTGACGCCGGACCGGCGGTCCAGCCTGAACTCGATCACGCCGACTCCTATTCTGCTAGGCCGCTAGCAGAATAGCACTATGCCTGGTCGGGGGTCGGGCGCGCCAGGGATCGTGAGCGGCTACCAGACCGGGAACAGGTCGGGCCCGCCGCCCTTGGCGGAGCGGACCAGCGGGGTGGTGAAGTCGGGTACGTACAGGAAGCAGCGGACCCGCAGGTCGCCTGCCCACACCGAAGGGTTCCCCGTCCGGAACCAGAACGTGGCCACCCGGTAGGGCAGGTCCTCGTCGACCGGCAGGTCCGCGTAGTCGGCGATCATCAGCAGGCAGCGCTCCTGAATCGCCTCGTCCCCGGGCCAGCTGCCGGGCAGGGTGCCGCCGTCGAAGACGCCGACGAACTCGCCGTGGTGCGGCCGGGCGCAGTCGACCGGCTCCAGCGCTTCGAGGTGGTCGTCGCCCCACCGCACGTCGTGGCAGCCCAGCCGCAGCGCGCCACCGTCGGCCAGCGTGCCGCGCAGACTTCCGGTCCGGGGCAGCACCTTGTCCCGGAACACACTGCTGATCTCGGTGAGGTCGCAGCGGAACCAGCGGGCCCCGGCGCTCCAGGCCGCCTGCGGCGGCACCAGCACGGTCATGTCGAGCAGGCCGTGCTGCCAGATGTCGCCGAGGAACTCGGCGGCCCGGGCATCGCACTCGACGCGGGCCGTCTCGCGGGCCGGGACATTGCCCACCGGGGCGGTCGTCCGTTGCGCGTCGGCACCGGTGAAGGTGCCGACGTGGACTGTCTCGACCAGGTGCAGTTCGTCGCAGTCGACCGGACGGTAGTACCTGCCGCTGCCCGAGGCAGCCTCGGCGCGGTGGCAGGTGCCGGCCTGCGGGACGAAGGTGGTCGGCTCGTCGAACCCGGCCCAACCGTCGGTGAGGGTGCCGTCGGTCCCCGGCGGCGGTGCCGCACAGCCGGCCGTAACGGCCAGCGACGCGGCGGCCAGCAGCGCGACCATCCTGGTCCGTAGCGGCTGCAAGATCATGAGAATTTGCCGATTCACTGGTACTGGATGGGCAGGGCGCTGGTGCCGCCGGCGCGCACCGAGCCGGTCAACAGCGGGTCGGCCCGCCAGGCGAAGCAGCGGATCGCCCTGTCGCCCTCCGCCCAGTCCAGGACGTCGGAGTAGGTGTAGATGGTGCCCACCCGGTACTGCAGGTCGCCGTTGTTCGGCACCTTCGCGTAGTCGGCCACCACCTTGCGGCACCGGGTGTGAACCCGATCGTCGTTCAACTCCACCTCGTCGTACCCCAGTTTGTCCTCCACGTACGTGCCGGCGAACTCGGCCTGGTGCGGGGTGTCGCAGTCCAGCGGCTCGGTCAGCGGCTCGTCGTCGACACCGACCGCCGCCGAGTCGTAGCACGTCAGAAGCAGCGGATGGCCGGGAGCGTGCAGCGCACCCTTGATGGTGCCGTACCAGTCGACCAGTGGGCCGCCAGGACTGTCCACGACCCCTACGTCGCAGCCGAACCAGCGGGCCCCGCCGGTCCAGGCGGCGTCGGACGGCGACACGACCGTCATCTGCAGCCGGGCGGTTTGCCAGGGACCGCCAAGGAACTCGTTCACCCTTCGGTCACACTCGGCCCGGGCGGCCCGCCGGGCCGGAATCAGACCGTCCGCCGCGCCGTCCTCGTCGAACGGCACCGCCGGCTCGTCGCCGAGCGTTCCGACGTGCACGGTCTCCACCAGGTGGTACCGGACGCAGCCAACTGGTCGATAGCTCTCCCAGTCAATGAAGCGCCGACTAGCGTTATGGCAGCTGCCGGCCTCGGGTGCGAAGTGGACGGGTTCGTCGAACGCGGCCCAGCCGTTGACCAGATCCCCGTCCACGCCCGGCGACAGCGGCACACAGCCGGCCATCGTGGTCAGTGACGCGGCGGTCAGCAGCGCTGCCAGCCTCGCCCGGACACCCCACCGTCGCGCCATGATCCTGCCGCCTCCCCGTTGTCCACTCAAGCCGACGAGGCTACGACACCGGGTCGACCGCCGACCGGCCGGGCCCCGGAGCACTGTCTAGCACGGTCAGTGGTCCCGATGGGTGGCCAGGTCGGCGAGCTGGGCGAGCGCCGTACCCGCGCCGGCTTCGGGCCGGGCCGTCGCCAGCCGGTCGAGCGCCGCCGCCCGGTGCCGGTCCGCCTCCCGCCTCGCCCAGTCCCGGCCGCCGGCCTGCTCGACGAGCAGCGCGGCCCGGGCCACCTGCCCGTCGGTGAACCCGCCCGGTATCGCGTACAGCAGGGTCAGCTCGGCGCCGGCCGGCGTGCCGCTGCCCATCGCGAACACCACCGGCAGCGACTTCTTGCGCTGCCGCAGGTCGGCGCCGACCGGTTTGCGGGTCACCGCCGGGTCGCCCCAGATGCCAAGCAGATCGTCGACCAGCTGGAACGCCATCCCCAGGTGGTGGCCGTACCCCTTCAGCCCGTCGATCCGGTCCGGGGCGGCGCCGCCGCTGATCGCGCCGACCGCGCAGGCGGCGCCAATCAGCGACGCCGTCTTGCCGGCCGCCATCGCCAGGCAGGCGTCCAACCCCACGGCGGTACGTGACTCGAACGCCACGTCGGCGCTCTGCCCGGCCACCAGATCCAGCAGCACCTGGCACAGCTCGGCGGCGGCTGGGGCGGCCTGCCCGCGTACCGTGTCGAAGGCCAGCGCGAGCAGCGCGTCACCGGCCAGGATGGCCTGCGCGTCGCCGAACGCGGCCCCGGCGGTGGGCCGGCCACGCCGGGTCCGGTCGCCGTCCATCACGTCGTCGTGCAGCAGGGTGAAGTTGTGCACCAGCTCCACCGCGACCGCCGCCGGCACCGCCCGGTCCGCCGGGGCACCGACCGCCTCGGCGCAGGCCAGTGCCAGGCCGCCGCGCAGCCCCTTGCCCCAGCCGGCTTCGGCCGGGCTGCCGTCGGCGGCGTACCAGCCGAAGTGGTAGCCGGCGACGGTGTGGATCGGGTCGGCGAGCCGGTCGACGGCGCGGCGCAGCTGCGGCTCGATCAACGTCCGCGCCGCCGCCAGTCGCGCCCAGGCGTCGCGTTGTGCGGTGGTCGTGGCGGTCAACCCTGGCTCCCGAGCAACGTGGCCTCCAGATACTCCTGTGGCGCCGGTTCGGTGGTCGCCGGCGTCGGCTGGTAGCGCTTTGTCCGGCTGGACCAGTCGACGTTGCCGCGCATCCAGCTGCGCATCCCGGCCAGGTACGGCTCCAGCACCGCCGGCCGGCCGGGGAAGGTCCGCCGCAGCTGCGCCTCCGCCGCCAGGTACAGGTCGGTCTCGGCGTCGATCGCCCGGGTCACCCGGTCGACCGCCGCGTCGCGGTCTAGCCCATGGTGGTAGCCGACGATGTACGCCAGGTTGTGTACCTCGCCGAGGGCGCGTTCCTTGTCCAGCGAGTAGATGTCGTTGGTCCAGCAGACCACGTTGCAGGCGGCGTCGAGCGCGGTGCGAAACGGCGCGCTGTCGTACACCTCGTCGGGCATGTCGATTCGTTCGACGACGTCGATGAAGTCCATGCAGACGTAGATCGCCCCGGTGTGCCGGCGTTTCTCGATGTAGGTGGCCTCGTCCGGCACGGTGCCGGACAGCCGGTTGCCGGCCTCCCAGGTGGCGGCGGTGGTCAGGCACTGCTCCAGGTGCCGTACGAACAGTTGCCGCCAGCGGGCGGTGGCGTCCGGCGCGGTACGCCGCCACAGGTCGGCCAGCGACGACACCGCCCGGGGCAGGTCCCGGCGCCGCGCGTCGGCGGCGCCGAAGTCGTCGGCGGACAGCACCCGCCGCATCGCGGCCATCACCTCGGCGAGGTGCTGCGGGCTGCGTCCGTCGGCACCGTCGTCCAACTGGTCGTCGACCAGGAACAGCCAGGCGAACCAGTCGGCCATCAGCTCGGCATGCGCCGCGTCGGCGGTCGGGTAGACCATCGACGCGAACCAGCCGAAGTCGGCGTGGTCGAATCGGGCGCGGGCCTGCTCACGCAGCACCAGTCCGGTATCGCGTACCCAACTGGTCAGGTGCGCGCGGGCCTGTTCGACGTGCGGGTTGAGCTGGTAGGGGAAGCGGTCGAGGGTCTGCTGGACCGGGTCGAGGCTCAGGTGGCTGGCCGTGTCGTCCGTGAAGGTCACCGGTACTCCAGGTTGAGGTGGACCCCGCCCTTGGGGTGCAGGGTGATCAGCGCCTCCGGCCGCACCTCGGGTGCGTCCGGTGGCAGTACGAGCCGGTGCCGACGGGCCACCGAGGCCAGCACCAGGACCAGCTCGGACAGCGCGAAGTGTTTGCCGATGCAGATCCGGTGGCCGCTGCCGAACGGCACGTAGACGTGCTTCGGGCGCCGCGCCACCTGCTCCGGGGTGAACCGCTCCGGGTCGAAGCGTTCCGGGTCGTCCCAGAAGTCGGGGTGCCGGTGCAGCAGGCAGCTGTTGATCAGCATGTTGGTGCCGGCCGGCACCCGGTAACCGTCGATCACGTCGGCCGAGCTGGCCCGGCGCATGAACTGGTACGCCGGTGAGTAGATGCGCAGCGTCTCGTCGGCGACCATCCGGGTGTACGGCAGCCGGGGCAGGTCCTCGAAGGTCGGCGTCCGGCCGGCGAGCACCGAGTCGACCTCGGCGTGCAGCTTCGCCTCCACCCTTGGGTGCCGGGCGAGCAGGTAGAACGCCCAGGACAGGGTGTTCGTGGTGGTCTCGTAGGCGCCGATGCAGATGTTGAGCACCTCGTGGTGCAGCTGTTCCAGGTCCATCCGCTGGCCGTCGGTCTCGTCGACGGTGTGCAGCAGCAGGGTGAGCAGGTCGGTCTCCTCGCCGGTGGGCACCTCCTCGTGCAGCCGGCGGTTGATGAACGTTGACACGAAGGTGTCCATGTCGGCGATCGCGGCCCGCAGCCGGCGGTGCCGGGGGGTCGGCACGCTCAGCGGCGGGAACGGGAATCGGAAGAACGCGCCGAGGATCGCGTTGGCCTCGCCGAATGCCCGTTCGAAGGCCTGCGCGATGTCGCCGACCTGCGCGCTGAACAGCGACCGGTTGACGATTCGTAGGGCGAGTTGGCCGATCTCGTCGGTGACGTCGAGGGTGCCGCCCCGGCCGTAATTCTGCTCCCACCGGACGAGCATTTGTTCGGCTTCGTCGGTCATGTTTCGGGTGAAAGAGCTGACCGTACGGGGTGTGAAGTGCGGTGCCATCATCCGCCGTTGCCGTCGCCACAGATCCATGTCCGGGTTGGCGATGAGCCCTTTGCGCAGCACCGGCCGGACGACCTTGAACAGGACGGCGTTCTTGTCGTACTTCTCGCCCTCGTCGACCAGCACATGCCGGATGTAGTCGGGATGGTTGACCAGCACCATTGGGATACCCAGGGGCCGGAACCGGAAAATGTCGCCGTAGCGGTCGACGCCCCGGCCGAGGAAGGCGAGCTGGTCGCGTTTGAAGGCCAAGGTGCCGCCGACGCCGCTGCCCGGCGTGACGGTGGGTATCTCCCGGGTGCCGCCCGGGGCTCGGCTGCGTACCTGCGGGGACATGCTCTTCTCACTTTCCACGGGTCGACGCGGTGGACCGGTCAGCGATGGTGCAGGTCAGCGACGGTGCAGTCGGAGCCACATGCCGCCCGCCGGGTGCAGCGTGACCAGCGGTGCGAAACCGACCGGCGGCGCGCCCTCGGGCAGGCTGACCGCGAACGTCTGGGCGAGCATCACGGTGATCAGGTGCAGCTCGGTACGGGCGAAGTGTTTGCCGATGCAGTGCCGCGGGCCGCTGCCGAACGGCTGGTAGACGTGCCGGGGCCGGGCGGCGACCGCTGCCGGGGTGAAGCGGTCGGGGTCGAAGCGGTCCGGGTCGGGCCAGAAGTCCGGGTACCGGTGCAGCAGGAGCAGGTTCATCAGCACCTCGGTGCCCTGCGGGATGCGGTAGCCGCCGACCACATCGTCGGTCGCCGCCCGCCGCATCGTCTGCCAGGCGGGGGTGAACAGCCGCAGCGTCTCGTCGATGACCATCCGGGTGTACGGCAGCCGGGGCAGGTCGTCGAAGGTCGGCACCCGCCCGTCGAGGGCGGTGTCGACCTCGTCGTGCACCCGTTGCTGCACCTGCGGGTGGCGGGCCAACTGGTAGTACACCCAGGAGATCGAGTTGCTGGTGGTCTCGTACCCGGCGATGATCATCGCCAGGATCTCGTTGGAGAGCTGGTCCGGGGTGAGCCTGGTGCCGGTGACCGGGTCCACCGCGTGCCGTAGCAGGCTGAACAGGTCCCGGTGGTCGCTGTCGCGCTCGTGCTGGCGGGTGTCGATCAGGTAGCGGACGAAGCCGTCCAGCTTCCGGGTCAGTGCACGGATCCGGTTGCGGGACGGGGTGCGCCAGCTCAGCGGCGGGAAGGGGAACCGGAGGAAGTCGCCGAGCCGGCGGTTGACTTCCAGGAAGTCGCGTTCGAACTGGTGGCTGCGCTCGTCGGGCTCGACGCCGAACAGCGACCGCAGGACGATCTTCAGCGCCAGGTCGGTGAGCGGTCCGACGACGTCGACCGGCGCACCGGAGGCAGCCTCCGGCGCCCATCGGTGGATCATGTCCGCGGTCAGGCCGGTCATGTTCGGGGCGAAGCGGGCGACGCTGGCGTGGTTGAACGTCGGCTGCATCAGCCGGCGGTTACGTTGCCAGGTCTCGTCGCCCCGGTTGCCGATCAGTCCTTCCCGGAGGATCGCCCGGACCGTACGCCAGAGAAAGCTTTCCTTGTCGTAGTTGGCGTGTTTGTCGACCAGGACATGGTGGATGTGCTCCGGGTTGGTCAGTACCACCATCGGTATACCACCGAGACGTATCCTGAAGATGTCACCGTGGTTACGGACCGCGTCCTGCAGGAATGCAAGCTGATCCCGGCGCATAGCCCGCATCCCGACGAGATTTTCCCGCAGGCTGAGCCGTGGAACTGGCCTGGATCTGCTGCGGGCAGCCGGATCTGCGTCGACGCGACGCGGGTCGGTCATGGCGGCCACCTTACCGAAGGTGCTGTCGTGGCTACAATCGGAAATTTTGCATTGCCGGTGGTGGATCTTGGAGCTATTCGAGCCACCACCGGCGCCGTTGCGTATGTCGGTAAATGGCAGTCAATAACGCATTCGCGCGGATTGTTGGGCCGGCGTACCCGCCTGCGACGCCCGGTCGCGGGCCCGGTGCCGACCGCCCCGCCGACCGCCCCGGCTACCCGCCCGCCGACCGCCGGGTCGGCCGTCCATCGGCGGGTCGGCCGTCGGGTCCGCCGTCGGGCGGGCGATCGTCGTGGCGGGTGTGGAACGCTTGCTCACGTTCGTAGACTGGCGCGGTGACCGCACCAGCGCCGCTCATCGCGCCCAGCATCCTGGCCGCCGACTTCTCCCGTCTGGCCGACGAGGCCCGCGCGGTCGAGGGGACGGCGGACTGGCTGCACGTCGACGTGATGGACAACCACTTCGTGCCGAACCTGACCATCGGGTTGCCGGTGGTGCAGAGCCTGCTGCCGGCCACCTCACTACCGTTCGACGTGCACCTGATGATCACCGACCCGCGCCGCTGGGCACCGGGCTACGCCGACGCCGGCGCGTACAACGTCACCTTCCACGCCGAGGCGTGCGACGACCCGGTGGCGCTGGCCAAGGAGCTGCGGTCGGCCGGGGCCAAGGCCGGCCTGGCGGTCGACCGGGACACCCCGGTGGAGGACTACCTGGAGCTGCTACCCAGCTTCGACACCCTGCTGGTCATGACGATCAAGGCCGGGTTCGGCGGCCAGCGGTTCATCCCCGAGATGCTGGAGAAGGTCCGCGCCGCCCGCCGGCACGCCGCCAGCGGCCATCTTGAGCTGCGGATTGAGGTCGACGGCGGGATCGCCGCGGACACCATCGAGCAGGCCGCCGCGGCCGGCGCGGACGCGTTCGTCGCCGGCACCGCCGTGTACGGCGCCGAGGACCCCGCCGAGGCGGTCCGCAGACTGCGGCAGATCGCCGAGCGGACCGCGCCACGGTGGTGAGCCCGGAAGGGGCCGAGTCCCGGCCGGACCTGATCCTTGTCGTCGACGACGATGTCGACATCGCCCGGTTCGTCGAGGTCAACCTGCGGTTGCACGGCTTCGACGTGATGCTCGCCCATGATGGTCAGGAGGCTCTGGAGATCATCGAACGGCACCGCCCGGACCTGGCCGTGGTCGATCTGATGATGCCCCGTATCGGCGGGTTGGACCTGACCCGGCGGCTGCGGGCCGACCCGATGACCGCCGCATTGCCGATCATCATGCTGACCGCCAAGGGGATGACCGTCGACAAGGTCGTCGGGCTGACCGCCGGCGCCGACGACTACCTGGTCAAGCCCTTCGACACCTCGGAGCTGATCGCCCGGGTCAGCTCCACGCTGCGGCGCAACCGCGAGTACCGCGAGGTGTCCCCGCTGACCGGGCTGCCTGGCAACACCCGGGTCAGCCGGGAGATCACCGACCGGGTCCGCAGCGGCGCCGACTACGCCGTCGGCTACGTCGACATCGACCGGTTCAAGAGCGTCAACGACGTGTACGGCTTCGCCCGCGGCGACGAGTTCATCTCCGCGTTGGCCCGCTGCATGCACCGGGCGGTGGTGTCGATCGGGTTGCCGCCGGCGTTCCTCGGCCACATCGGCGGCGACGACTTCGTGGTGGTCTGCGCGCCCGAACAGGTGCGGCCGATCATCGAGCAGGCGATCCTCGACTTCGAGAAGGCCGCCGACGAGCTGTACGACCCGTCCGACGCCCGGCGCGGCTACGTGGAGGTCAAGGACCGGCGCGGCAAACTGCAGAAGGCTGCCCTGGTCACCCTCTCGGTCGGGGTGGCGGTGTCGGCGGGCAGCCGCCGGTTCAGCGACCCCCGCGAGATCATTACGGTGGCCAACGAGATGAAGTCGGTTGCCAAGAGCCAACCCGGCTCGTACATCGCGGTCGACCGCCGGCTGTCCACCAACTGACCTGCCAGAACAGGCCGACGACCGACCTTCTGTCGGGTATCCGACAGCTGTGAGGTCGGTCGCGTCTCTGGCGATGATCCCCGTGCACTGTGTAACACTCGGAGAAGCACCCACCACGCGCTGGCGGGACTCGGTGAAATTCCGAACCGGCGGTGATCCACGGCGCGAGCCGTGGCCAGCCCGCGACCCGGTCGTAGTCGCAGACGACGCCCGGTGGATCCGGTGAGACTCCGGAGCCGACGGTTGGGCCAGACCGTGCCGACGTGGCACGGACCGGCCCAGACAGTCCGGATGGGAGACAGCGCGCGGAACGGACGCTCAGGTGTGGCGTGCCGACTGGCACCGCCGTACCCGTGCAGCGCCCCGGGGCCGGTCCGTCGTGGCCGGGCGCCGAGGCGTTCCGCCGCCGCCATGCTGTCGCCGGCCACCCCCACCGGGCCCGGCACCTCCCGCCCGCCGCGCACCCCGGCAGGCGAGGAGAAGAGAAACGGCCATGGCGATCCTCTCCGAAGACGAGGCGATGCGGCGCGCCATCGACCTCGCGGTCCGTGGCCTCGGCTCGGTCAGCCCCAACCCCATCGTCGGCTGCGTCCTGCTGGACACCGCCGGCCACGTCGTCGGCGAAGGCTTCCACGCCTACGCCGGCGGGGCGCACGCCGAGATCGCCGCCCTCGCCCAGGCCGGCGACCGGGCCCGTGGCGGCACCGCCGTCGTCACCCTCGAACCGTGCAACCACGTCGGACGCACCGGACCCTGCTCCACCGCCCTGGTCGACGCCGGGCTCGCCCGCGTCGTGCTGGCCGTACCCGACCCCAACCCGATCGCCGCCGGTGGCACCGAGACGCTGCGCGCCGCCGGCATCGACGTCGAGGTCGGGCTGCGCGCCGCCGAGGCCGAGAACGCCAACATCGCCTGGCTGACCGCCGTCCGTCGGCGCCGCCCCTACATCACCTGGAAGTACGCCGCCACGCTCGACGGCCGCTCCGCCGCCGCCGACGGCACCAGCATGTGGATCACCTCGGAGGCGGCCCGCGCCGACGTCCACACGCTGCGCGGCACCGCCGACGCGATCATCGCCGGCGTCGGCACCGTACTCGCCGACGACCCTCGGCTCACCGTCCGGACCCCGGGCACCGGCGGACCCGCCGTCCGGCAGCCGCTCCGGGTGATCGTGGACAGCTCCGGGCGTACCCCGGCCGACGCCCGGGTCCGGGACGCTGCCGCCGGCACCTGGATCGCCACCACCGCGGACGTCGGCGCCGACCACCGCGGCCGGGTCGACCTCACCGCCCTGCTGACCGCCCTCTACGACCGGGGCATCCGCTCCGCGCTGCTGGAAGGCGGCCCGGTGCTCGCCGGAGCGTTCCTGCGCGCCGGCCTGGTCGACCGGGTGGTCGGCTACCTCGCCCTGAGGCTGCTCGGCGCCGGCCCCGCCGCGCTCGGCGACGCCGGAGTGCACACCATCGCCGACGCCATCGACCTGACCATCGTCGACGTCACCCAGGTCGGCCCCGACCTGCGGATCACCGCCGTACCCCGGCAGAAAGAGGGCTGAGTCGATGTTCACCGGCATCATTGAGGAGCTGGGCGAGGCCGGCCCGCTCGACTGGCACGGCGACAGCGGCGTGCTCACCGTCCACGGCCCACTGGTCGCCGCCGACGCCCGGCACGGCGATTCCATCGCGGTCAACGGCGTCTGCCTCACCGTCGTCTCCGTCGACGGGCAACGGTTCGTCGTCGACGTGATGAAGGAGACCTTCGACCGTAGCTCACTGGGGACACTGCGGCCCGGTGACCCGGTCAACCTGGAACGCGCCGCCACCCTCGCCACCCGCCTCGGTGGACACCTGGTGCAGGGCCACGTCGACGGGGTCGCCACCGTCGTCGGGCGCACCCCCGGCGACCGCTGGGAGCAGGTCCGGTTCAGCCTGCCCACCGGCCTGCACCGGTACGTCGTGGAGAAAGGTTCAATCGCGGTCGACGGCGTCTCGTTGACCGTCATGGAGGTGTCCGACGGCGACACCACGGCGGCGGTCACGGCCGCGACCGGGTCCGGCACGGCCGGCTGGTTCGGCGTCGGGCTGATTCCCACCACTGTGCAACT
Proteins encoded:
- a CDS encoding ABC transporter ATP-binding protein; its protein translation is MTTLQTTGLGKRYGRSWALRDCTLAVPAGTVTALVGPNGAGKTTLLHLAVGLLTPSAGQVRVGGRPLTGHGHDLARVAFVAQDKPLFAGFTVAEMLHFGQAANPAFDTGGALARLDDYGIPLRQRIRTLSGGQRTLVALTLALGKRAELLLLDEPLADLDPLARTEVMGALMAAVADTGATVVLSSHILADLVDTCDYLLLLNRGRLQVAGGFDELTEAHRVLTGPAELAQRLRAADHPPVHLSVTARQTTALVRQASTVVRGEPATVRGQPASHDDGQVPGLEELVLAYLRNPDAVCLPAPTLVAAGQPAGKDVR
- a CDS encoding GntR family transcriptional regulator, with the translated sequence MIEFRLDRRSGVTPYLQLVQQVRQAVRLGWLQEGDRLPTAREVVAALGINQNTVHKAYRELERDGVVQSRPGVGTFILASLSARRAAWDPAIRTQLAAWVATARAAGLDDDDLRAILAAELAENASPRAADNRPERTG
- a CDS encoding septum formation family protein; this encodes MILQPLRTRMVALLAAASLAVTAGCAAPPPGTDGTLTDGWAGFDEPTTFVPQAGTCHRAEAASGSGRYYRPVDCDELHLVETVHVGTFTGADAQRTTAPVGNVPARETARVECDARAAEFLGDIWQHGLLDMTVLVPPQAAWSAGARWFRCDLTEISSVFRDKVLPRTGSLRGTLADGGALRLGCHDVRWGDDHLEALEPVDCARPHHGEFVGVFDGGTLPGSWPGDEAIQERCLLMIADYADLPVDEDLPYRVATFWFRTGNPSVWAGDLRVRCFLYVPDFTTPLVRSAKGGGPDLFPVW
- a CDS encoding septum formation family protein — encoded protein: MARRWGVRARLAALLTAASLTTMAGCVPLSPGVDGDLVNGWAAFDEPVHFAPEAGSCHNASRRFIDWESYRPVGCVRYHLVETVHVGTLGDEPAVPFDEDGAADGLIPARRAARAECDRRVNEFLGGPWQTARLQMTVVSPSDAAWTGGARWFGCDVGVVDSPGGPLVDWYGTIKGALHAPGHPLLLTCYDSAAVGVDDEPLTEPLDCDTPHQAEFAGTYVEDKLGYDEVELNDDRVHTRCRKVVADYAKVPNNGDLQYRVGTIYTYSDVLDWAEGDRAIRCFAWRADPLLTGSVRAGGTSALPIQYQ
- a CDS encoding polyprenyl synthetase family protein yields the protein MTATTTAQRDAWARLAAARTLIEPQLRRAVDRLADPIHTVAGYHFGWYAADGSPAEAGWGKGLRGGLALACAEAVGAPADRAVPAAVAVELVHNFTLLHDDVMDGDRTRRGRPTAGAAFGDAQAILAGDALLALAFDTVRGQAAPAAAELCQVLLDLVAGQSADVAFESRTAVGLDACLAMAAGKTASLIGAACAVGAISGGAAPDRIDGLKGYGHHLGMAFQLVDDLLGIWGDPAVTRKPVGADLRQRKKSLPVVFAMGSGTPAGAELTLLYAIPGGFTDGQVARAALLVEQAGGRDWARREADRHRAAALDRLATARPEAGAGTALAQLADLATHRDH
- a CDS encoding cytochrome P450 produces the protein MSPQVRSRAPGGTREIPTVTPGSGVGGTLAFKRDQLAFLGRGVDRYGDIFRFRPLGIPMVLVNHPDYIRHVLVDEGEKYDKNAVLFKVVRPVLRKGLIANPDMDLWRRQRRMMAPHFTPRTVSSFTRNMTDEAEQMLVRWEQNYGRGGTLDVTDEIGQLALRIVNRSLFSAQVGDIAQAFERAFGEANAILGAFFRFPFPPLSVPTPRHRRLRAAIADMDTFVSTFINRRLHEEVPTGEETDLLTLLLHTVDETDGQRMDLEQLHHEVLNICIGAYETTTNTLSWAFYLLARHPRVEAKLHAEVDSVLAGRTPTFEDLPRLPYTRMVADETLRIYSPAYQFMRRASSADVIDGYRVPAGTNMLINSCLLHRHPDFWDDPERFDPERFTPEQVARRPKHVYVPFGSGHRICIGKHFALSELVLVLASVARRHRLVLPPDAPEVRPEALITLHPKGGVHLNLEYR
- a CDS encoding cytochrome P450 translates to MTDPRRVDADPAARSRSRPVPRLSLRENLVGMRAMRRDQLAFLQDAVRNHGDIFRIRLGGIPMVVLTNPEHIHHVLVDKHANYDKESFLWRTVRAILREGLIGNRGDETWQRNRRLMQPTFNHASVARFAPNMTGLTADMIHRWAPEAASGAPVDVVGPLTDLALKIVLRSLFGVEPDERSHQFERDFLEVNRRLGDFLRFPFPPLSWRTPSRNRIRALTRKLDGFVRYLIDTRQHERDSDHRDLFSLLRHAVDPVTGTRLTPDQLSNEILAMIIAGYETTSNSISWVYYQLARHPQVQQRVHDEVDTALDGRVPTFDDLPRLPYTRMVIDETLRLFTPAWQTMRRAATDDVVGGYRIPQGTEVLMNLLLLHRYPDFWPDPDRFDPDRFTPAAVAARPRHVYQPFGSGPRHCIGKHFARTELHLITVMLAQTFAVSLPEGAPPVGFAPLVTLHPAGGMWLRLHRR